In one window of Camelina sativa cultivar DH55 chromosome 15, Cs, whole genome shotgun sequence DNA:
- the LOC104747407 gene encoding uncharacterized protein LOC104747407, whose translation MRMVNLTTMMMIIMMMIMMSVLIGASDNNAVYSPCSDTQISKGDGFTIGLAISSREAFFLDQVQLSPCDSRLGLAAKMAQLALFRPKVDEISLLSIDTSKFNPSKAGGYMVGFAGSKYAARSYPVKVADGSNTITAFTLVMEFQKGVLQNLFWKSFGCDMCKGGTSSVCLNGTDCAVPTSKCKANGGEANCNIGIQVAFSGTDKNLESLNTWYEVNNLRQYSLTNLYANAVDSLSGGLL comes from the exons ATGAGAATGGTGAATTTAACCaccatgatgatgatcatcatgatgatgataatgatgagtGTTTTGATTGGAGCATCGGACAACAACGCGGTGTACAGTCCATGTTCAGACACTCAAATAAGCAAAGGAGATGGTTTCACCATTGGTCTTGCCATCTCTAGCAGAGAAGCTTTCTTCCTTGACCAAGTCCAGCTTTCCCCTTGCGATTCTCGTCTCGGTTTAGCTGCGAAAATGGCACAGCTCGCGCTTTTTAGACCTAAGGTGGATgagatctctcttctctccatcGACACAAGTAAGTTTAACCCG AGTAAAGCAGGAGGGTACATGGTGGGATTTGCGGGCTCAAAGTACGCAGCGAGATCTTATCCTGTGAAGGTCGCAGATGGAAGCAACACAATCACAGCTTTCACACTG GTAATGGAATTTCAGAAGGGAGTGTTGCAAAATCTGTTCTGGAAGAGCTTCGGATGTGATATGTGCAAAGGAGGAACTTCGTCCGTGTGTCTGAATGGGACAGATTGCGCTGTTCCAACATCAAAGTGCAAGGCTAATGGAGGTGAAGCTAACTGCAACATTGGAATTCAGGTGGCATTTTCGGGAACAGACAAGAACCTCGAGTCATTGAACACTTGGTACGAAGTAAACAATCTGAGGCAGTACTCGCTTACTAACCTCTACGCAAATGCTGTAGATTCTCTGAGTGGTGGGCTGctttaa